Proteins from a genomic interval of Scomber scombrus chromosome 11, fScoSco1.1, whole genome shotgun sequence:
- the LOC133990751 gene encoding RING finger protein 212B-like, with protein sequence MDWFHCNKCFTKRGSKFAVSSCGHIFCEACIKSKQCSVCGASCSYLPITDEMKPQEKVFFQEPVKLIQSRLEHISQIALFQRTQMERVTAHFKHKSVELERHLKEVTERGYRQHSELKRENAHLKKKLAELQRETAELKKPLSQRRVSPAQFQTDGNQRMSLPVAVTSPVTPRSRPMSHIGSAESQGWTRDRGQSLSSLTTPGSATSLSSHSSIHEHGHRTSSSFSTPTRTQRQTPNTFPFQFMSGLSVLSPRR encoded by the exons ATGGACTGGTTCCATTGTAACAAGTGCTTCACGAAGAGAGGATCGAAGTTTGCTGTGTCCAGCTGTGGCCACATCTTCTGTGAAGCATGCATTAAATCGA AGCAGTGCAGTGTATGTGGAGCCAGCTGCAGTTATTTGCCCATCACAGATGAG ATGAAGCCGcaagaaaaagtgtttttccaaGAGCCTGTGAAGCTCATCCAATCACGACTAGAGCACATATCACAG ATTGCACTTTTTCAGCGAACACAGATGGAGAGAGTCACAGCACACTTCAAGCATAAGTCTGTTGAACTCGAAAGGCATCTAAAGGAAGTCACCGAGCGGGGTTACAG GCAACACTCAGAGCTGAAAAGAGAGAATGCTCACTTAAAAAAGAAACTTGCAGAGCTGCAAAGAGAGACTGCAGAATTAAAAAAGCCTCTTTCACAGAGGAGG GTTTCTCCGGCACAATTTCAAACCGATGG TAATCAAAGGATGTCACTACCTGTCGCTGTCACTTCCCCAG TTACCCCTCGTTCAAGACCTATGAG TCACATAGGCTCAGCAGAGTCCCAGGGGTGGACCAGAGACAGAGGTCAGAGTCTCTCCTCCCTCACA ACTCCTGGATCAGCAACCTCTCTCTCCAGCCATAGTTCTATTCATGAACATGGACACA GAACATCTTCTTCCTTCAGCACTCCTACAAG AACTCAGCGCCAGACTCCTAACACTTTCCCATTCCAGTTTATGAGTGGATTATCAGTACTGTCACCAAGGCGTTAA
- the homeza gene encoding homeobox and leucine zipper encoding a, producing MSQMATYSELNGRTGLLLSMKAYKGKITKMESEGKHEAKRSVKDLRHSASPAESNPSGVASFTTNHNSVVCLPLVSEGLKLVWTQSDQTRELDAIPELVQAFNLFPYPSSREVNALARVCALPLDKVKVWFMVQRIKYGISWSSEEIEETRRKLSVPELYDDSTETNEEAKINSKSSSCDEMISEDKDNDIEGALSSLSPQKKKPKCESPDSYKPAKPTSKCFSSTLPPPQDSYFYRPPVDTPASTAADVSLDLPESSSRQHRHGRYKKSKAQLAALRKSFLRENWPAEVELRRLQEETGLSRNDIRKWFSDSRYQLRVGRGSLAAAQNYSHLTAVGGKQDQQIQPLPLVTQNTRQLNGVKGQEVGRSNGIRNSHFFQTFLTNSLEAFGERIIEADGYEVTEELSGDGDSLKDEEQSEEKPLQLTKTCKTEPDVPQESSDILKPSPHSSPSGSPPLTASPNKQLSNSISTSKRSAHSAKASPSQPPLHVSRASSSTSPALTPAGRPRKTKEQLDVLKQHFLRCQWPKSEDYTELVKLTGLPRADVIQWFGDTRYAVKNGQLRWVKGVRDQFLAELAAQQSSSGLSNGSGSGTSTRVGGRKRKAQTNGTSTDTPNIQPLVSYYLSAGSLHEKDLDTLCKKSKMSYQQVRDWFAAQDVGETDQEPLVTD from the coding sequence ATGTCCCAGATGGCAACCTACAGTGAACTTAATGGAAGAACTGGACTACTTCTGAGCATGAAGGCTTACAAAGGCAAAATAACAAAGATGGAAAGTGAAGGAAAGCATGAAGCTAAACGCTCTGTCAAGGATTTGCGCCACTCTGCCAGCCCAGCCGAAAGCAACCCAAGTGGTGTGGCTAGTTTCACAACTAACCACAACTCTGTCGTGTGCCTGCCCCTAGTGTCAGAGGGACTGAAATTGGTATGGACACAGTCTGATCAGACCCGAGAACTTGACGCCATCCCAGAGCTGGTCCAagcttttaatttatttccatACCCATCGTCTCGTGAAGTTAACGCCCTAGCCCGGGTATGTGCCCTGCCACTGGACAAAGTTAAGGTGTGGTTTATGGTTCAGAGAATTAAATATGGCATCAGCTGGTCCTCAGAAGAGATAGAGGAGACACGGCGGAAACTGTCTGTGCCTGAGCTTTATGATGACTCTACTGAAACAAATGAAGAAGCCAAAATTAATAGCAAGAGCAGCAGCTGTGATGAAATGATAAGTGAAGATAAGGATAATGACATAGAGGGTGCTCTTTCCAGCCTCAGCCCCcagaaaaagaaaccaaagtGTGAATCACCAGATTCCTATAAACCAGCCAAACCTACTTCCAAGTGTTTCAGTTCCACCCTCCCACCTCCTCAGGATTCATACTTCTACCGCCCACCAGTGGACACACCAGCAAGTACTGCAGCTGATGTCTCCCTCGACCTTCCCGAATCATCTTCACGACAACACCGTCATGGTCGCTACAAAAAGTCTAAAGCTCAGCTTGCTGCCCTTCGCAAGAGCTTTCTGAGAGAGAACTGGCCTGCAGAGGTAGAGCTTAGACGTTTGCAGGAAGAAACTGGGTTGAGCCGCAATGACATCCGTAAATGGTTCAGCGACAGCCGTTACCAGCTTAGGGTTGGTCGAGGAAGCCTGGCAGCAGCCCAGAACTATTCTCACCTTACTGCTGTTGGGGGTAAACAAGATCAACAAATCCAACCTCTTCCCCTTGTTACTCAGAATACTCGTCAACTAAACGGTGTGAAGGGCCAGGAGGTAGGTCGTAGTAATGGGATTAGAAATTCACATTTCTTTCAGACCTTCTTGACAAACAGCCTTGAGGCATTTGGGGAAAGGATCATTGAGGCAGATGGGTATGAAGTGACAGAGGAGCTTTCTGGTGATGGGGACAGTCTTAAAGATGAGGAACAGAGCGAAGAAAAACCCTTACAATTGACCAAGACCTGCAAGACTGAGCCAGATGTTCCACAGGAATCATCCGATATATTAAAACCCTCTCCCCACTCTTCCCCCTCTGGCAGCCCACCACTCACAGCCTCACCTAATAAACAACTTTCAAACAGTATCAGCACATCAAAGAGGTCAGCCCATTCAGCCAAAGCCAGTCCCTCACAACCACCCTTGCATGTCTCAAGGGCCTCCTCATCTACATCCCCTGCCCTCACTCCTGCTGGGCGACCAAGAAAGACCAAGGAGCAGTTGGATGTGTTAAAGCAGCACTTCTTACGCTGCCAGTGGCCCAAGAGTGAAGACTACACAGAACTTGTTAAGCTTACAGGTTTACCACGTGCAGATGTTATTCAGTGGTTTGGGGACACGCGGTATGCTGTTAAAAATGGTCAACTACGCTGGGTTAAGGGTGTCCGCGACCAGTTCTTGGCAGAACTTGCTGCCCAGCAAAGTAGCAGTGGCTTAAGTAATGGAAGTGGCTCTGGCACATCTACTCGGGTCGGGGGTCGCAAACGAAAAGCTCAAACAAATGGAACAAGTACAGATACCCCAAACATCCAACCATTGGTATCATATTACCTTTCAGCAGGCTCACTACATGAAAAAGACCTTGACACTCTATGCAAGAAATCAAAAATGAGCTACCAGCAAGTTCGAGATTGGTTTGCAGCTCAGGATGTTGGGGAAACTGACCAAGAACCTCTTGTTACTGATTAA
- the dhrs1 gene encoding dehydrogenase/reductase SDR family member 1 encodes MSLSGWVCVVTGASRGIGRGIALQLSEAGATVYITGRQEKTLKETAAQVKERGGSCVPVICDSAKDEDIKELFEQIKREQNGRLDILVNNAYAGVQAIFESMGKKFWETDPSMWDTINNTGLRGHYYFSVYASRLMVAQGRGLIVTISSMGGLRYLFNVPYGVGKAACDRLAADMAVELKSRGVASVSLWPGAVQTELVSQFVLEDTPQSVNSKFRDVFANGETTELSGKCIVNLAKDKSLMSLTGKTILTCDLSRRYGIQDVDGRSVVDYTSLKFLLTQVPYLSWLSVVVPSFLRLPRFVLTLANNRF; translated from the exons ATGTCCCTGTCTGGCTGGGTTTGTGTGGTAACAGGTGCCTCCAGAGGCATTGGCAGGGGAATAGCCCTCCAGCTGTCTGAGGCAGGAGCCACCGTCTACATCACTGGACGCCAGGAGAAGACTCTGAAAGAAACTGCTGCACAG GTCAAGGAGAGGGGTGGAAGCTGTGTGCCAGTTATTTGTGATTCTGCAAAAGATGAAGACATTAAAGAACTGTTTGAACAAATCAAACGTGAGCAGAATGGCAGGCTGGATATCCTGGTTAACAATGCCTACGCTGGTGTTCAG GCTATCTTCGAGAGTATGGGCAAGAAGTTCTGGGAAACAGATCCATCTATGTGGGATACCATAAACAACACAGGCCTCAG GGGCCACTATTATTTCTCAGTTTATGCATCCCGGTTGATGGTGGCTCAAGGCCGGGGTTTGATAGTCACTATTTCGTCGATGGGAGGGCTGCGCTATCTCTTCAATGTGCCATACGGCGTTGGTAAAGCTGCA TGTGATAGGCTGGCCGCAGACATGGCTGTGGAACTGAAAAGTAGGGGAGTGGCTTCTGTCAGCCTGTGGCCGGGAGCAGTGCAGACAGAGTTGGTATCTCAGTTTGTACTGGAGGATACACCACAGAGTGTAAATTCTAAG TTTAGAGATGTATTTGCCAATGGAGAAACCACAGAACTGAGCGGGAAGTGCATAGTCAACCTTGCAAAAG ATAAAAGTCTGATGTCGCTGACCGGGAAAACTATATTGACATGTGACCTGTCAAGGCGCTACGGGATACAAGATGTTGATG GGCGAAGTGTAGTTGACTACACCTCCCTAAAATTCCTGTTGACCCAGGTCCCATATCTGTCCTGGCTCTCAGTTGTTGTCCCTTCATTTCTACGACTGCCACGCTTTGTGCTCACCTTGGCAAATAACCGCTTCTAA